Proteins encoded in a region of the Thermodesulfovibrionales bacterium genome:
- the rplE gene encoding 50S ribosomal protein L5, with product MLPRLKEKYKEHVVPALMKEFSYRNVMEVPKLVKVVINVGLGEAIQNIKLLDAAQKELSMISGQKAVITKAKKSIASFKLRQGMPIGCKVTLRGDRMYELLDRLISVALPRIRDFKGVSGKAFDGMGNYTLGIKEQFIFPEIDYDKVEMVHGMDITICTTAKTDAESKALLRHMGMPFRK from the coding sequence ATGCTTCCGCGATTAAAGGAGAAATATAAAGAGCATGTGGTCCCCGCGCTCATGAAGGAGTTTTCCTACAGGAACGTTATGGAGGTGCCGAAGCTGGTAAAGGTCGTGATCAATGTCGGTCTCGGCGAGGCTATTCAGAACATCAAGCTCCTCGACGCCGCGCAGAAAGAACTCTCGATGATCAGCGGCCAGAAGGCGGTTATCACCAAGGCGAAGAAATCTATAGCGTCATTCAAGCTGCGACAGGGTATGCCGATAGGGTGCAAAGTAACTCTGAGGGGAGACAGGATGTACGAATTGCTTGACAGGCTCATCAGTGTGGCACTGCCAAGAATCAGGGACTTTAAGGGCGTTTCAGGAAAGGCCTTTGACGGAATGGGCAATTATACCTTGGGAATAAAGGAGCAGTTCATATTCCCTGAAATAGACTACGACAAGGTCGAGATGGTTCATGGAATGGATATTACGATCTGCACGACAGCAAAGACTGATGCCGAGAGCAAGGCCCTCTTACGGCATATGGGAATGCCTTTCAGGAAATAG